In a single window of the Neospora caninum Liverpool complete genome, chromosome VIIa genome:
- a CDS encoding Glycine cleavage system H protein, mitochondrial (Precursor), related, translating into MRPPSPLGQFLTVLSPFPRPGCPHSAVLPAHFARMHPPPRWPIRGHLLLRVPRASLHCSLPDGSSPGQLGCRRSLVSSSAASPCPPCSSPASSSSGKTSEHLGVFYSKTHEYIRFTLDFPRKSVKSSASSPESCASETRNSTERVLFGVIGVSAHAAEELGEVVYVEFPRHLAQAGKGDTAPQVSKGREDEHEDAWVKKGTPICSLESVKSVAEVYSPMDGFVVEVNGKVMEQPGLVFQDPEGHGWLMKLQLTQEGEAEEGSEEERARAALAKVTKRLMDAERYATFVEREKSASAFEDSNQ; encoded by the coding sequence ATGAGGCCACCTTCGCCCTTGGGACAATTCCTTACCGTGCTTTCTCCGTTCCCACGGCCGGGTTGTCCTCATTCCGCCGTTTTGCCGGCCCATttcgcgcgcatgcaccctcCACCTCGATGGCCAATTCGAGGGCATCTACTCCTTCGCGTCCCGCGCGCTTCGTTGCACTGCTCGCTTCCCGATGGTTCATCTCCTGGTCAGCTTGGCTGTCGCCGTTCACttgtgtcttcctcggcggcctcgccttgTCCTCCGTGTTCTtcgcccgcttcttcgtcttcaggAAAGACATCCGAACACCTCGGTGTTTTCTACTCAAAGACACACGAGTACATTCGCTTTACTCTGGATTTTCCACGCAAGTCGGTAAAGTCTTCCGCATCATCACCTGAGTCATGCGCAAGTGAGACTAGGAACAGCACTGAGCGCGTCCTGTTTGGCGTCATTGGCGTCAGTGCGCATGCTGCCGAAGAGTTAGGAGAGGTCGTCTATGTCGAGTTTCCTCGTCACCTGGCGCAAGCGggcaaaggagacactgcgCCCCAGGTCAgcaaaggaagggaagatgAACACGAAGACGCGTGGGTGAAGAAAGGGACTCCTATCTGCTCTCTGGAGAGTGTCAAGAGTGTGGCGGAAGTTTACAGCCCTATGGACGGTTTTGTGGTAGAAGTCAACGGAAAGGTCATGGAACAACCAGGCCTCGTTTTCCAAGACCCTGAGGGACACGGCTGGCTTATGAAGCTTCAGCTGACtcaagagggagaagcagaagaaggaagcgaggaagaacgagcgAGAGCAGCGCTGGCCAAGGTGACAAAGAGACTCATGGACGCAGAACGATACGCCACGTTCgttgaaagagaaaagagcgcaAGTGCGTTTGAAGACTCCAACCAGTAA